A window from Moritella yayanosii encodes these proteins:
- the fliS gene encoding flagellar export chaperone FliS — protein sequence MNEFDLGYDAYQETNTEAQAATADPHKLVVMLIDGLLDEIARAEGHIVGRRYEHKGKSISKCLDIVSGLDAALDMEEGGEVAANLHHLYEYCANTLYNISISNDVEELSTVVNVMEKLKEGWANIGRDAA from the coding sequence ATGAACGAATTTGATCTGGGTTATGATGCCTACCAGGAAACCAATACCGAAGCACAGGCTGCCACGGCCGATCCCCACAAATTAGTGGTGATGTTAATTGACGGGCTATTAGATGAAATAGCCCGTGCCGAAGGTCATATTGTAGGTCGTCGATATGAGCATAAAGGTAAATCTATCAGTAAATGTTTAGATATTGTATCGGGTTTAGATGCGGCACTTGATATGGAAGAGGGTGGCGAAGTAGCGGCTAATCTTCATCACTTATATGAGTACTGTGCCAATACGCTCTATAACATCAGCATCAGTAATGATGTTGAAGAACTGAGTACTGTGGTTAATGTGATGGAAAAATTGAAAGAAGGTTGGGCCAATATAGGCCGAGATGCAGCTTAG
- the fliD gene encoding flagellar filament capping protein FliD, whose protein sequence is MAIDPASFSSQLVAATRAGLDKHNNTQQATVNNKIRAFKALDGKVGNLSTALKDLSKSSDLRATDTKLSSEGIIKASTTDGAIVGDYSIEVSQLAKASRIGLTFTDENVKIPREGALKFSVGSEDMVLNLHELPEDANLMDLRNAINNAEDNPGVQASIIRTGTDVKLVLSSTKTGTEHALTVEYAGVADTLLDTAVNSKTIPDPDDATKTIVTGQIELSKAQNAELTFNGIAITSQSNKVENITDNLTLELTKTNVGEPLTLTVGRDDDAITKSLELLVSAYNGLMGRVKTATISKVETGATKNITRAPLSGDSTASSMMRQLRSVFSNLPDGGYLSQVGLKFDKNGEISLDKEALAKSLDKDPDILNNMLLGKDGIVDRLSTTLKPYSQSKGIYDNRVSSLNSEIDRLQDKTAQLDVQMESLYQRYLKQFTAMQQLQSQMQQTSGLFGMIQQF, encoded by the coding sequence ATGGCGATAGATCCCGCTTCTTTTTCCTCACAGTTGGTGGCTGCTACTCGTGCCGGTTTGGATAAACACAATAATACGCAGCAAGCGACAGTCAATAATAAGATCAGAGCGTTCAAAGCATTAGACGGAAAGGTGGGCAATTTATCGACGGCACTTAAAGACTTAAGTAAAAGCAGTGATTTAAGGGCGACCGACACCAAGTTAAGCAGTGAAGGCATTATTAAGGCCAGTACCACTGACGGCGCTATTGTCGGTGATTACAGCATTGAGGTCAGCCAGTTGGCCAAGGCATCGCGCATTGGCCTGACGTTTACAGATGAGAATGTGAAGATACCTCGTGAGGGGGCGCTGAAGTTCTCGGTGGGCTCAGAAGACATGGTGTTGAATCTTCACGAATTGCCCGAAGATGCTAATCTGATGGATCTACGGAATGCCATTAACAATGCGGAAGATAATCCCGGGGTGCAGGCGTCCATTATTCGCACCGGTACTGATGTTAAACTGGTATTGAGCAGTACAAAAACCGGTACCGAGCATGCGCTGACAGTGGAGTATGCTGGCGTTGCTGATACATTATTAGATACAGCCGTTAACAGTAAAACTATTCCAGACCCTGATGATGCCACGAAAACTATAGTCACAGGTCAAATCGAATTGAGCAAGGCGCAAAACGCCGAATTAACTTTTAACGGCATCGCTATTACTTCGCAGTCAAACAAAGTTGAAAATATTACCGATAATCTCACCCTGGAATTGACCAAAACCAATGTCGGCGAGCCGCTGACATTAACGGTCGGGCGTGATGATGATGCCATCACCAAATCATTAGAGTTACTGGTGAGTGCCTATAACGGCCTGATGGGCCGGGTTAAAACCGCGACGATCTCTAAGGTCGAGACCGGCGCGACGAAGAATATAACCCGAGCACCCCTGTCTGGCGACAGTACCGCCTCCTCGATGATGCGGCAGTTGCGTTCTGTGTTTTCCAATCTGCCCGACGGTGGCTACCTGAGTCAGGTCGGTCTTAAGTTTGATAAAAACGGCGAAATATCCCTAGATAAAGAAGCTCTGGCCAAGTCACTGGATAAAGATCCGGATATTCTCAACAACATGTTGCTGGGTAAAGATGGCATTGTGGACAGATTATCCACAACGTTAAAGCCCTATAGTCAGTCAAAAGGGATATATGATAATCGGGTGTCGAGTTTAAATTCAGAAATTGATAGACTGCAAGACAAAACCGCGCAGTTAGATGTGCAGATGGAGAGTCTGTATCAGCGTTACTTGAAACAGTTTACCGCGATGCAGCAATTACAGAGCCAGATGCAGCAGACCAGTGGTCTGTTTGGTATGATCCAACAATTTTAG
- a CDS encoding flagellin N-terminal helical domain-containing protein, which produces MALSVHTNYASLVTQNQLGKTNSMLSTAMQRLGTGLRINSASDDAAGLQIATRLQTQSNGQKIGMRNAQDAISMMQTAEGALSEMTSIGQRMKDIATQAANGTNGKAEYTALNDEYKELAAELTNIAQNTQYGEGKKLLATEVSVADATTNRSLHYTVEAAQSTLDAAIGSTVTGTTAAGATVTAATDTTKITAAVVGTFDTAASQITAVDSAKTDLKTAEDAAAGKIGVASSAGAFGAEITFQIGSSANENMKLDTSGKLGNLAAAQAGLGKVTDQASAKTAMASADRLLDAIGSLRGQFGASINRLDHTINNLGNMNQNIELSKGRIMDADFAAESANMTKQQLLMQSGMSVLGKSNQIGGMVMGLLR; this is translated from the coding sequence ATGGCTTTATCAGTTCATACTAACTACGCGTCACTGGTTACTCAAAACCAACTGGGCAAAACCAACAGCATGCTGTCAACTGCAATGCAACGTTTAGGTACTGGTCTACGTATCAACTCTGCATCGGATGATGCTGCTGGTCTACAGATCGCAACGCGTCTACAGACTCAGTCTAACGGTCAGAAAATAGGTATGCGTAACGCCCAGGATGCTATCTCAATGATGCAAACTGCAGAAGGCGCGTTATCAGAAATGACCAGCATTGGTCAGCGTATGAAAGATATTGCTACGCAAGCGGCTAACGGCACTAACGGCAAAGCAGAATACACGGCGCTAAATGATGAATACAAAGAGTTAGCGGCAGAATTAACTAACATCGCGCAAAATACTCAGTACGGTGAAGGTAAGAAACTGTTAGCGACAGAAGTGTCAGTAGCTGATGCAACAACGAACCGAAGCCTTCATTATACTGTTGAAGCAGCACAATCTACTCTAGATGCAGCTATTGGCTCAACAGTCACTGGTACTACTGCAGCAGGTGCTACGGTAACCGCAGCTACTGATACAACTAAAATTACAGCGGCTGTAGTGGGTACATTTGACACTGCGGCTAGTCAAATAACCGCGGTTGATAGTGCTAAAACTGACCTTAAAACCGCTGAAGACGCGGCAGCAGGTAAAATTGGTGTTGCATCATCAGCCGGTGCCTTCGGTGCTGAGATCACTTTCCAGATCGGTTCTTCTGCGAATGAAAACATGAAGCTTGATACTTCAGGTAAGCTTGGTAATTTGGCTGCAGCACAAGCAGGTTTGGGTAAAGTTACCGATCAAGCGAGTGCAAAAACAGCAATGGCAAGTGCTGACCGCCTGCTTGATGCTATTGGCTCTTTACGTGGCCAGTTCGGTGCGTCAATCAACCGTTTAGACCACACAATCAATAACCTGGGCAACATGAACCAGAATATTGAACTGTCTAAAGGCCGTATTATGGATGCTGATTTTGCTGCAGAATCTGCAAACATGACTAAGCAACAGCTGTTAATGCAATCTGGTATGTCTGTACTAGGCAAGAGCAACCAGATCGGCGGCATGGTAATGGGTCTGTTACGTTAA
- the flgL gene encoding flagellar hook-associated protein FlgL: MRVSTVQLQRIVMSGMDRGASRFAHIIQQQASGKRIIKPSDDPLGTVKLMALQAEQANLKQFNTNIENARRHLSGAETYVTSISDQLGKLRDLTLEAGNGTLTAAGRKAIAQEMEAVKESLLASANAKGSNGKYLFSGSEVEKAPIAGPDPVTGDYTYVGDNRERKITIASGVKVVSNIDVGETFFDGGQDFFKDLDGYIEKLNTDSQVPADRKVMLAAIDSSADTNLQLLTIIGTRLSEIIQTKDTNADISLYGKKLQLSLEQLDYGTASFEFAQAELALKTTQMVYVKASRLSLFNVM; encoded by the coding sequence ATGCGAGTGAGTACAGTTCAACTTCAGCGTATCGTCATGAGCGGTATGGATCGAGGCGCAAGTCGTTTTGCTCATATTATTCAACAACAGGCATCGGGCAAGCGCATTATTAAACCATCAGATGATCCGTTAGGTACGGTGAAATTGATGGCGTTACAAGCGGAACAAGCCAATTTAAAACAGTTTAATACTAATATTGAAAACGCTCGTCGTCATCTTTCAGGGGCTGAAACCTATGTCACCAGTATTTCCGACCAGCTCGGGAAATTGCGTGATTTAACTTTGGAAGCGGGTAATGGCACGCTAACCGCGGCAGGACGCAAAGCGATTGCTCAAGAAATGGAAGCGGTAAAAGAGTCATTACTGGCGAGTGCAAATGCCAAAGGCAGTAATGGAAAATATCTATTTTCCGGCTCAGAAGTCGAAAAAGCACCAATTGCAGGACCCGATCCTGTCACAGGGGACTACACCTATGTCGGTGATAATCGTGAACGTAAAATAACCATTGCTTCCGGTGTTAAGGTTGTTTCGAACATAGATGTTGGAGAAACTTTTTTTGATGGTGGCCAAGATTTTTTTAAAGACTTAGATGGCTATATCGAGAAGTTAAACACGGATAGCCAAGTCCCTGCCGACAGAAAGGTTATGTTAGCGGCGATAGACTCGAGTGCTGATACCAACTTACAATTACTGACGATTATCGGTACTCGTCTATCAGAAATTATACAAACGAAAGATACCAATGCTGATATTAGTTTATATGGAAAAAAACTGCAGTTATCCTTAGAGCAACTCGACTATGGCACGGCCTCATTTGAGTTTGCTCAAGCTGAATTGGCACTAAAAACAACACAGATGGTGTATGTTAAGGCAAGTAGATTAAGCTTGTTTAATGTGATGTAA